One window of Natrinema sp. SYSU A 869 genomic DNA carries:
- a CDS encoding SRPBCC domain-containing protein, with protein MTENTTNETLIETNGQIMTAERHFDAPRERVFDAWTDPDQVDQWWGPTAFSIRPTRRTFDRTASGSSSGGSRRRGIPEPDRLRRNRTTI; from the coding sequence ATGACCGAAAACACGACGAACGAGACGTTGATCGAAACAAACGGACAAATCATGACCGCCGAACGTCACTTCGACGCGCCGCGAGAGCGCGTGTTCGACGCCTGGACGGATCCCGACCAGGTCGATCAGTGGTGGGGCCCGACCGCTTTCTCGATCAGACCGACGAGACGGACGTTCGACCGAACGGCATCTGGGAGTTCCAGTGGTGGATCCCGAAGGCGAGGAATTCCCGAACCGGACCGTCTACGACGAAACCGAACGACCATTTAG